The genomic segment CGGAATCCTTGCGGGTGATCGGAGTCTTGACGGGCAATGAGCAGGTGGCCGACGCGGCGGCCAGTCGTTTCATGCAGCAACTGCACGCCCTGCGGGAGACGTATAGCTCGCGAGAGCCTGTCACCGTGTATTACCAGATCTGGAACGAGCCTCTTCTCACGCTGAATGGGGATCATCTCATTTCCGATGTGGTGCGCCTGTGTGGTGGTCGGAACGTATTTGCCGATGCGATGCCGCTGGTTTCGCGCATTAGTGTGGAGTCGGTGTTGCGGGCGAATCCTCAGGTCATCATAGCCAGCGGTATGGACAAGGCGCGACCCGAGTGGCTGGACGATTGGAGAGAATGGAGCGCCATGACTGCAGTAAGAAATGACCAGCTCTATTTTATCCCCCCGGATATATTGCAGCGACATACTCCAAGAATTATCGAGGGTGCCACTCTGATGTGTGAGAAACTGCAGCAAGCGAGGGAGCATTATGCAATGTATGCGCCTTAATGGCTTCCGCCATAATCTGTCTGTCTATAGTGAAGAGTACTGATGCAAAATTCTCGCTCCGGCGATCAAGGCTTCTATGAGACACTGTTTGGGCGGCGCGATGTGCGCAGCGAGTTCATCGGGACACCCGTACCTGAGGATGTGCTGGCGCGTATCATTATTTCTGCACATCATGCGCCATCAGTAGGGCTTTCTCAGCCCTGGAATTTCATTGTGATCGAGGGGCGAGATACCCGGGAACGGATATACCGGGCGTTCTGCGAGGCAAACGAAGAAGCGGCGGAGCAGTTCGAGGGAAAGCGTCGAGACCACTACAGGCAGTTAAAATTGCAGGGCATTCTTGATGCACCGGTAAACCTGTGCGTCACCTGTGATCGGGGGCGTGGTGGTGATGCAGTGCTCGGGCGAACCCATCAGTCCGAGATGGACATTTATAGTACGGTGTGCGCTGTGCAGAACCTTTGGCTGGCCGCACGTGCAGAGGGAGTCGGTGTGGGGTGGGTCTCTATTATTTCTTCTCAAAATCTGAGGCATATCCTCAATTTGCCTGAACAAGTTGTTCCCATTGCCTATCTTTGCCTCGGTTACGTAGAGTATTTTCGCGATAAGCCGGAGCTGGAAGACAGGGGCTGGGGACATCGCCTGTCAGCAGAGGAACTGGTATTTCACGAGCGGTGGGGGGAGCGGGCGGAAGCACATCCGCTTAACAGCGCTATGGCTATGCAGCGGGATTGGCCGGCGCGGGTGATGGGCAAAAACCCAAAAGAAAAAGAGTAGGCGTTGCCCTCCGTCTGCATCGGCATCGGAGCATCAGGCATGCGCGCCGTTTCAGTGTATCGGTCGCGCACGAGGGTGGGCGGTCTATTGCGCCCAGTGCCTGCCTAGTAATCTACACCCTTGCGTGCCTTGATGCCTGCCTTGTAGGCGTGTTTTACGTCTTTAACTTCGGAAACGGTGTCCATTATCTCCTGTAGCTCGGAGCCACCACCGCGACCCGTTACAACGACGCTCTGGCTCTCTGGCCGATTGGCGAGAACCTGCAATACCTCCGCATCGTTCAGGTACTTATAACCTATCATGTACGTCAGCTCATCCAGTACGACGAGATCATAGCTAGCGTCCGCCAGCATGGGTTTGGCGACGTCCCATGTGTCTTGCGCTGCTTTAATATCCGAACTCATGTCCTGGGTATTCCAGGTGAACCCGGTACCCATCTGGTAAAAATGCACCTGCGGACAGTGATCCCGTAGATAAAGTTCTTCACCGGAAAGCTGCTCGCCCTTGATAAACTGCACGACGCCGACTTTCTGGCCGTAGCCCAGTGCGCGCATGACCATACCAAAAGCGGAGCTGGACTTTCCCTTGCCATTGCCCGTCAGGAGAACCGCAACGCCGCGTTCGGTGTCAGCCGCTTCAATTGAAGCGTCCACCTTGGCTTTTTTTTTCTCCATGGCCGCTTTGTGTTTTGCTTCTTTGCGATCCTTGTCCTGTCCATCAGTGGTCATGGGATTTCTCCTGTTGCTGCAAGTCTAGAAACTATAGCGAATGCCGGCGTATCCTGCAGCTCCCGGCGTGTTGTACCCGGAAACTTCCTCATAGTCTTCGTCCAGCGCGTTTTCCACCCGGCCCTGAATACTCAGGGCATCGGTCAGGTTGTATGTGACGCTGATATCGAGGATTTCGTAGTCTTTCATGTCTTCGCCAAATCGGTTAATGCGGTCCCGCACCATGCGGTAATTAATGTTGGCGATGAGTCGTCCTTCCCAGGGAGTCACTCGCAGCCCCAGATTTGCCAGGCCTTCGGGTGCTTTTGCGCGCTGCGCACCATCGAAATCCTTGGTATTGGTGTAGGTATAGTTACCGGTGACTGTAATCATCTCACCCACGGGCACTTCGGTGATGAACTCAACGCCGTCTGAGGACGTGTCCCCGTTCCCTTGCAGGTAACCATAGGAGCCGCCGTCTGCCGGGGGAGGGATATCAAAAGAGGAGAAATCGAAGTAAATTTCATCATTGATCTCCTGATCAAAATACACCAGATCGACGTACCACCCCGCCGTCGCGTAATAAGCCACGCCCAGGTCGTAGCCGGTGCTCTCTTCCGCTTCCAGCGTCTGGTTGGCCGGTACGATTGCCTGCGAGCCAGCGTTAAAGGCAATCTCATCCAGCGTGGGCGCACGAAATCCGGTGCCATATGTGCCTTTCAACTTGAGTTCCCCTTCGCCTGCTTCTACGAGGTAGGTGATTCCTGTGCGGTAGGTGGTCTTGGAGCCAAAGTCATCGTTGTCAGTATAGCGGGCGCCGGCCGATACATAGAGGCTGTCTGCAAATCCGCCCTGATATTCAACAAAGTAACCTTGCTGATCGCGATCGCTGTCAGATTGCTCGTTACCGAAGCTGAACACATCGATAGAGTCCTTTTGTAGTTCCGCGCCATACACCAGCGTTAAGGGGTCTGAGTGGCTCCAGTTGCCAAGATAGCCCAGCACTTCCACAGTGCCTTCGGCCCGAAAAGAAAGAATGCCATCGTCTTTGAATTTGCGGTCGGTCTTGTTGCTGTTGTAGGAGAGTGTGTTGCCGAAAGCCTCCCCTTGATGAGTGAGTGCGACGCGCCAGGCATCCTGGCTATAGTCAGTGTTGCAATTATCAGAAGGATCGAAGTTTGGAGGAACGAAGCAGTCGTCGTAGTCGTTTTCTCCTTCAACAGTGCGTCCGACGACGTCTGCTCTTAGCTTGTCCGTGACATTCCACCCGGCACGGCCGTGGAAGGTGGTATTTTCGTAGCCGTCGTCGTCTCTGTCATTGGTATCCAATGCATTAAATCCATCGGTTTTAAACCGTTCTGCGGAAATGACGCCGTCGACCGTTTCGTTGCCGCCTGCGACATGCCCTAGATATTGTTGGGTACCATAGCGGCCACCCTCCGCTTCAAGGCTTCCGGTGAAACCGGATTGAGGCGCTGCTGTCGACATATTGATGACGCCGCCCGCATCCGCGCCATAGGCAAGGCCCTCAGGGCCCCGTAAAATTTCGACGCGGTCTATTGCGCCCGAGAGCAGGTTGGAGAAATTTGGCCCGCCGCCAATCGCCGACGGATCTGCTATATCGATACCGTCGATGTAGGCCTTGGTGCGGAAGCCCTGTTCTCCTCGAATCCTGACGTTAGTGGCTTTGCCTACGCCACCGGAGCTGTCAACCGCAATCGATGGCTCATAGCGCAGGGTTTCTGCGACTGTGCTGAACCCGCGGATCTGGATATCTTCTCTTGTGACAACAGAAATTGAGGTTGCGACTTCGCGCAGCGGCATTTCTATGCGTGACGATGTAACGACCATTTCTTCTAGTTTGTTGCTTGCATGTGCAGAAAGAAGACTGCCGCTGGCGACCGTCAGTAGCACGGCATGTGTAAGGTTTTTCATCAAGTATTCCCAATAGCCTTGTATAAATCATTATGTGGCGATTGAGAGAGGGAATCGGGGAACGCAATGCAAGCATTGAGCAACCGTGCATGAAGCCCTCCGCTCCATCGTTGCAATGTTCCAGGCAGGTGTCGGACTAACAGTCAGTGACTGTATACCGTTGCGGGGGCAGCGGTGAACAGAATACGCCATTCACACTTCCCATTTAACCCACCCAGCGTTGTCTAGCGACAATGCGGTAGGCACCTAGTAACGAGCGCAAGACTAGAGTTTCGGGAGCATCCTGTCAACCTTGAGGCTCGAGCGGGGACAGATCGGTGTGTGAATCGATTGTCGCTCACGTAGAATAGGACGCTTACACTTGCGGCAGGATGTAATCATTTGGGTGTTGAAGCGGAAAAGATCCAGCGTGTCGCCAGCCTGCTCGGCAGGCAGCCTAGAGGCCTGGAGGAAATCCCCGTTGCGGCGGGCAATGGCGACCCTGTGGTGATTCGTGTCGCCTCTCTTGTAGATGACAAGCCCTTCCCCACGCTCTACTGGCTGGTGGATCCCGTCTTGTGCTATCGCATCGACCAACTGGAGGCGGCCGGCATGATCAAGACATTCCAGCAACGGTTTGATGCTGATGCAACGCTACAGGCGCGCATGCGTGAGGATCATCAGATCTACATCGCCTTGCGGCGCGGATTTATGTCCCCGACGGTGAAGGCGCGACTGTGCGAATTGGGATTTGAAGAGACCCTTGAGAAGAGGGGCATTGGCGGGATCGCCGATTTCAGTCGTATACGGTGTTTCCACACCTGGTATGGCGCCCACCTGGTGCAATCCAATGTTGTGGGTGAGATGCTCGATGACTGGTGGCGCGGAAGCCCGCAGTCCGTCGTTGGGTAGTGCATTGTGCTATATTATTTGGTCCTTCAAACACGCGTATGGAGCGGTGCATGACCGCAAAAATAGACGACGTACGAATCCGTCAGATCGATGAACTGATCTCCCCGGAAAGTCTTATTGGCGACATCGGGCTTACGGACGCAGCCAGTCAAACGGTTGCCAACGCCAGGAGTGCGATACACAACATACTTAACCGGGAGGATGATCGCCTGCTTGTCATTGTGGGGCCGTGTTCAATACACGATCCTGCGGGCGCACTGGATTATGCCGGTCGTTTGCAGAAGACGGCGGCGGAGTTGAGCGAAGATCTGTTCGTTGTCATGCGCGTGTACTTTGAGAAGCCTCGCACTACGGTAGGCTGGAAGGGCTTGATTAACGATCCGGATCTCGATAACAGTTTCAATATCAACAAGGGCCTGCATCTGGCGAGGCAGCTTTTGCTGGACCTCGCAGAGATGGGCTTGCCTGCTGGAACAGAATACCTGGATTTGATTAGTCCCCAGTACTATGCGGATCTCGTGTCGTGGGGTGCAATCGGCGCCCGTACCACTGAGAGCCAGACCCATCGTGAACTGACGTCCGGTCTGTCATGCCCGGTTGGCTTTAAAAATGCCACAGACGGTGATATGCAGGTGGCTGTTGATGCGATCAATTCCGCCTCGCAACCGCACCATTTTTTGTCTGTAACAAAGCAGGGGCGCTCAGCAATCTTTCAGACGGCGGGCAATGAGGATTGTCATATCATTTTGAGGGGCGGCAAGCAGCCCAATTACGATATGTTTTCTGTCGAAGATGCAGAGCGCATGCTCAGCTCCGCTGGCCTGCCCGCGCGAATCATGATTGATGCAAGTCATGCCAATAGTCGTAAACTGCCCGCGCGGCAGGTCGATGTCACGCGTGATATTGCAACTCAAATAAGCCGTGGTAACCACAGCATTGTCGGCCTTATGCTGGAAAGTAATTTGGAAGAAGGGCGCCAAAACGTGGTGGCGGGACAGCCTTTAAATTACGGGCAAAGCATTACCGACGCCTGCATGGGCTGGGAGGACACCGCCCACCTGTTGCAGGAATTGGCTGTGGCGGCGCGAATGCGTCGCTCTGGCTGAGGTTCTCGGCCAGATGTATATCAATCTGAACCGCAGAGGCGCTTGTAGTTACAGCGCTGGAGCGCGACGGATTTCAACGCTACTGTAAGCACTACAATGACTCTGTTTGATACGACCGCGTGAGGTAATGAGTATGCATCTTGGATTCAGCTCCATGAATACGGCGGATGATCCCGCCCCCCATCATCTGGCTCAGACGCTGGAAGAAGCGGGGTTTGAATCACTGTGGTATGGGGAGCATAGCCATATACCTGTTTCGCGCCTGACTCCCTATCCGCCAGGTGGAGAATTGCCAGAACCTTACAAAAAGATGATGGACCCTTATGTCTCGCTCATGGCGGCAGCGCAAGCCACCAGTCGGTTGAAACTCGGTACCGGTATCGCCCTGCTGATGGAGCGGGAGTTGATGTCCCAGACCAAGACCATTGCGACTCTTGATCGCTTGTCCAACGGTCGTCT from the Candidatus Marimicrobium litorale genome contains:
- the cobO gene encoding cob(I)yrinic acid a,c-diamide adenosyltransferase, producing MTTDGQDKDRKEAKHKAAMEKKKAKVDASIEAADTERGVAVLLTGNGKGKSSSAFGMVMRALGYGQKVGVVQFIKGEQLSGEELYLRDHCPQVHFYQMGTGFTWNTQDMSSDIKAAQDTWDVAKPMLADASYDLVVLDELTYMIGYKYLNDAEVLQVLANRPESQSVVVTGRGGGSELQEIMDTVSEVKDVKHAYKAGIKARKGVDY
- the bluB gene encoding 5,6-dimethylbenzimidazole synthase, translating into MQNSRSGDQGFYETLFGRRDVRSEFIGTPVPEDVLARIIISAHHAPSVGLSQPWNFIVIEGRDTRERIYRAFCEANEEAAEQFEGKRRDHYRQLKLQGILDAPVNLCVTCDRGRGGDAVLGRTHQSEMDIYSTVCAVQNLWLAARAEGVGVGWVSIISSQNLRHILNLPEQVVPIAYLCLGYVEYFRDKPELEDRGWGHRLSAEELVFHERWGERAEAHPLNSAMAMQRDWPARVMGKNPKEKE
- a CDS encoding TonB-dependent receptor plug domain-containing protein, with product MKNLTHAVLLTVASGSLLSAHASNKLEEMVVTSSRIEMPLREVATSISVVTREDIQIRGFSTVAETLRYEPSIAVDSSGGVGKATNVRIRGEQGFRTKAYIDGIDIADPSAIGGGPNFSNLLSGAIDRVEILRGPEGLAYGADAGGVINMSTAAPQSGFTGSLEAEGGRYGTQQYLGHVAGGNETVDGVISAERFKTDGFNALDTNDRDDDGYENTTFHGRAGWNVTDKLRADVVGRTVEGENDYDDCFVPPNFDPSDNCNTDYSQDAWRVALTHQGEAFGNTLSYNSNKTDRKFKDDGILSFRAEGTVEVLGYLGNWSHSDPLTLVYGAELQKDSIDVFSFGNEQSDSDRDQQGYFVEYQGGFADSLYVSAGARYTDNDDFGSKTTYRTGITYLVEAGEGELKLKGTYGTGFRAPTLDEIAFNAGSQAIVPANQTLEAEESTGYDLGVAYYATAGWYVDLVYFDQEINDEIYFDFSSFDIPPPADGGSYGYLQGNGDTSSDGVEFITEVPVGEMITVTGNYTYTNTKDFDGAQRAKAPEGLANLGLRVTPWEGRLIANINYRMVRDRINRFGEDMKDYEILDISVTYNLTDALSIQGRVENALDEDYEEVSGYNTPGAAGYAGIRYSF
- a CDS encoding cobalamin-binding protein; translation: MRYCLIALLWVLLTPAGSAQITVRDAMDRTLVLEKPATRVISLAPHITEVVYAAGAGEQLVGAVSYSDYPEAARAIPRVGSYDSVSYETLLTLKPDLVLAWHEGNGEDVVTRLQSLGLNVYVGEPRALEDVAESLRVIGVLTGNEQVADAAASRFMQQLHALRETYSSREPVTVYYQIWNEPLLTLNGDHLISDVVRLCGGRNVFADAMPLVSRISVESVLRANPQVIIASGMDKARPEWLDDWREWSAMTAVRNDQLYFIPPDILQRHTPRIIEGATLMCEKLQQAREHYAMYAP
- a CDS encoding DUF501 domain-containing protein, whose protein sequence is MGVEAEKIQRVASLLGRQPRGLEEIPVAAGNGDPVVIRVASLVDDKPFPTLYWLVDPVLCYRIDQLEAAGMIKTFQQRFDADATLQARMREDHQIYIALRRGFMSPTVKARLCELGFEETLEKRGIGGIADFSRIRCFHTWYGAHLVQSNVVGEMLDDWWRGSPQSVVG
- a CDS encoding 3-deoxy-7-phosphoheptulonate synthase, whose product is MTAKIDDVRIRQIDELISPESLIGDIGLTDAASQTVANARSAIHNILNREDDRLLVIVGPCSIHDPAGALDYAGRLQKTAAELSEDLFVVMRVYFEKPRTTVGWKGLINDPDLDNSFNINKGLHLARQLLLDLAEMGLPAGTEYLDLISPQYYADLVSWGAIGARTTESQTHRELTSGLSCPVGFKNATDGDMQVAVDAINSASQPHHFLSVTKQGRSAIFQTAGNEDCHIILRGGKQPNYDMFSVEDAERMLSSAGLPARIMIDASHANSRKLPARQVDVTRDIATQISRGNHSIVGLMLESNLEEGRQNVVAGQPLNYGQSITDACMGWEDTAHLLQELAVAARMRRSG